TGTAGTTTGCCAAGCAATGATTTGATTTTGAGCAGACACTTCTACTTTAAAAATAAACAAGAATAAAAATACGGATGTGAAAAAATAATGAATACGCATACGTTGGTAAAGTTAAATTTGGAATTATTTTTACTTAAACGTATGAAACCCTTATTTTGATATATTTTTTTTAGATTAAGTAATTGTGCAGATGTAGATTACATTAAATATTTACATAAATTACTTATAAACAATTAGTTATATGATTGACTTCGCTGCTTTGACAGGTTTCAATTATCAATTTTAAGTTGTCCATTTACTTATAACTCTAATAAAAATTTCATAGTATCTACTCCATCAGCATAATCATAGACTTTAGGATGCTGTGCTTGTCCAAAATCAATGCTGTTTTCAAACCAAGCATTTGCCGAAACGATAACTTGTATTTGCTCTTCTTTCTCCGTAACAATTTGTTTTACTTCTTCAATATCTTGATAGATTTCATAATATAATACTCCAGTAGGCGAAGAAATAGAAGTATCCTTTGTAAGCAAAATATTGAAGGCATCAAAGTGATGAATTTGCTCCATTAGGTAAATAGCTTTATAATAATCATAGTTATTAGCATATTTATTATGATTTTTCATTTCATTCCACTGTAAATACACTGTATCAAGTAGTTTTCCAAAGTCATATCCTTCTGGAACATATAGTTTTGATACATTTCGACAACCCAAACCAAAGTATTGAAAAATATCTATAGATAATCTTTCTAACTCTTCTTGTGTCTCGTCTCCTTTAATAATGGCTACTGAAGAGCGATTTTTACGAATAATACTTGGAAATTTTCCAAAATAATATTCAAAATAACGTGCAGAATTATTACTGCCTGTGGCAATATAAGCATCTGCGCCTTTTAGGTTAGGACGCAATGAGATATGTTCTTTGAAAGTAGGTTCTACTTCAAACATCCATTCTAGTAGTTTTTCTATCAGAATAGTATCTTTTTGGCTTGGCTTTATCCAAACATTGTGTCCACTCAAAAGCACTGTGAGCATATCATGAAAACCTACAAAAGGAATATTTCCTGCCATTATAATTCCTATATTTTTTGAAGGTATTTTTGTCCCCACCTCTTCTAATGCTTGTTGGTTGTAGTTAGAAAGCCAATTTTCTAAGCTATCTTTTGTTAGCATACTGCGAATAGAAGCAAGGGCAAATTCTATATTTTCAATCGTGAACCAGTTATTATGCACATAGGCTCTATGAAAAATAGGATGTTTGTCTTTTTTTGAAAGAGTATCTATAAAATTGCCTAATGCAACTAAAGCAGCTTTACGATGAGAGAGTGTCATTGCTAAAAACAGGGAAATGGTTTTGTATGAATTTGAAATAGGCTGCAAAGATAGAAAATTATGTAGTATCCATCTAAAAAATGTGATAAAACAAAAAAGCCTGTCTGAACAAAGTCAGACAGGATTTTCAAAGTTCTTTAGGTCTAAATTATTTCTAACTCAGATTATAGAGCGAAACCTAATCCTACCATAAAGGCTACATCACTGATACTAGCTTGACGTACTAATGGTTGTAAAGAAGTGATATCACCTGCTCTACGTACAGTTTTTGTGAAACCATGACGGTAACGAGCATCTACTAACAAGTTAGCAAATTTAAGGTCAAACTGTAAGCCTGTTCCGATGATTGCACCAAAGTCGTGAGGAGCAAAGCTATTTGTTACGTCAAAAGTTTGGTCATAAACAAATGCACCAGAGCTTGCAGTTGTACGGCTATATGTGTAAGCATTGTAGTTGTAAGAGAAACCAGCGTACAAACGTGGGTGATACACAGAAAGCACAGGAATACGTACGTTTCCAATAACGTTTGCTTGGAAGTTGTTTGCACGGTATGTAGTTGTTGCATTAGAGAATACAGTGAACGCATTTTGAGTCCATCCTAATTCTAATTCAGCACCTACCCATTTAGTGAAGTCATAACGACCAAAAGCATGGATTTGAGGAGCGATGTTTTTGCCAGCTCCTTCTTGTTGGAAAAAGTATTCTGTATCTGCACCAATACGGATATCAGAAATATTAAAGCCAGACTTGAAGCCTACCATAAGTTTAGATTCAGACTCGCCTGCTCCGTCTTGAGCAAAAGCAGCACCTGAAGTCAATACAACTGCACATACAGCAGTAGCGATAGCACGGATTGAACGTTTCAAAGAGAAATCAATGTTAAAGGGTACTTTCATAATTTAAAAGGTTGTTGTTGTAAGATAACGGATTTTGTTCGAAAAAAGTAAATTTTCTCCAAAATAGAAAACTTTGCTGCAAAGGAAAGCATTTTTTTTTAATTTCTTGCAAATTTTATTCACTTTATTTTCATAAATGCAGTCAAGTAACAGCTAACCTATTCTATTTGGTTAGAATATATTTCAATAAATAAACATGTTATTTCTCAATTAGAAATTGATTTATTGAAAAGTTAGTAGCCTGATTATAAAAATAAAACAACAAAGATTTGAGAAGTCAAAGAAAAATCTTAACCATTTTGTTCAAGAAAAGATTTTCAAGAAAACCTCTTCCGAAACAGAATTGTCAAAACATAAATTGAGTTAATTGTTAGCTATGACATTGTTTAGAATGATTTTCCCAAAACATGTTACTTCTTTACCTCAGTATTACTAAAAAATATTGATTCAAGAAATAAACTTCAAAATCAAAATTACTAAAAATTATAAACAAATCTAACTCTACATCACTAATAACTTATAACTTTTTGGTAAAAAATCAAAATAAGCAAGAACCATAAAAATTATATACCCAGTAGTAGTATTATGTGTAGATGGTCATTTATACGCTAAAACCATCTTTTCGGTTACTTTGTTTCATTAATTCTTTATTTACATTTCAACTAACCCAATAGAACTTTACTGTTTTCCAATCAACCTTTGTATATTTGCGACCTACTTCTCAAACAAAGTGAAGTTTAATCTAAAAAATAAACTCTTTTAACTTATTCATTCCCAAACTTGTGAAACAACATCATGCTTCAAATTACGATTTATTTATCAAAGCTGGACATACTGAAGGTAATTACTGGAAAGACCTTTGGCGATACCGAGAGCTTTTTTACATTCTTACTTGGAGAGATTTGAAGGTGCGTTATAAACAAACCGTTTTGGGCATTGCTTGGAGTGTTATTCGTCCACTTTTAACCATGATAATCTTTACAGTTGTTTTTAGTGGAGTGGCAGGACTTCCTTCTGAAGGAAATGCTCCTTATGCTGTTATGGTTTATGTTGGACTTTTGCCTTGGCAATTTTTTGCTAATGCACTATCCGAAAGTAGTAATAGCTTAGTCTCTAGTGCTAATCTTATATCAAAGGTTTATTTTCCTCGTCTCATTATTCCAACAGCTTCTATCATTACAGCTTGTGTAGATTTTCTAATTTCATTCGTACTACTACTTCTATTAATGCTTGTTTATCAGTACGTACCAAGTTGGAAGATTATCTTTTTACCTTTTTTCCTAATTGTTGCCTTCTTGTCAGCCTTTGGTGTTGGTCTTTTACTAACAGCTTTAAATGTAAAATATAGAGATTTTCGTTATATACTTCCTTTTATTGTTCAGTTTGGATTATATATATCGCCTGTTGGGTTTAGTAGTAATACTGTATATACAAACCTTGCTAAAAAGCTATCAGAAATGAATATGGATTGGCTTACAGATTATTTAATAACATTCTATGCTCTCAATCCAATGGTAGGAGTGATAGATGGTTTTAGATGGTCTATTATTGGAAATGCTGAAATGAACTGGACTATGTTTGGCGTATCTATCTTTATGTGTTTATTAATTTTGTTCTATGCGATTTATTATTTCCGTAAGACAGAAAAAACATTTGCCGACGTGATATAAAATAACAATTTAGATTTCAGAATTACAGAATTATCAATTTAGACTTTAGACAAAAAATAAAATGAGCCAAAGTGTTATTCGTGTAGAGGATTTAGGTAAAAAATATATTATAGGTAAGCATCAGCAAGAACGTTATCGTTCTTTGCGTGACGTTATTACAAATAGAGTAAAGTCTGTTTTTTCAAAAAAACAAGAAGAAGAAGACTTTCAAGAGTTTTGGGCATTGAAAAATGTAAATTTTGATATACAACAAGGCGACAGAGTTGGTATTATTGGACGCAATGGTGCAGGAAAATCTACACTTCTTAAAGTATTGAGTAGGATTACAGAACCTACTACTGGAAGCATTGCCATAAAAGGGCGTGTAGCAAGTCTTTTAGAAGTAGGGACAGGGTTTCACCCAGAGCTTTCAGGAAGAGAGAATATATTCTTAAATGGGGCTATTTTAGGAATGGGACGACAAGAAATTAAATCTAAATTTGATGAAATTGTTGATTTTGCTGAAATAGAAAGATTTTTAGATACGCCAGTAAAACGCTACTCATCGGGTATGTATGTTCGTTTGGCTTTTGCTGTGGCTGCTCACCTAGAACCTGAAATACTGATTGTAGATGAAGTTTTGGCTGTGGGGGATAGCAAGTTTCAGAAAAAATGTTTGGGAAAAATGGGAGAAGTTTCTACACAAGGCAGAACTATCTTGTTTGTAAGCCATAATACTACCTTTGTTAGAAGTCTTTGCAATAAAGGAATTTGGTTAGATAAAGGACAAGTAAGACAAACAGGCTCAACCAATGAAGTGATAAGCAGTTACCTTGCGTCTATGCACGACCAAGTATTTGATGAAAATAGTGAAATTCATAATAATTTGAATAGAAGAGGAAGAGGAGATGCTAGATTTAGTAAAATTGTCATTACTGATATGAAAGATGCTGAACTACCTGCCTTTAATAGTGGGCAAAATGTAAAGTTTAACTTTGAGGTAAAAATAAATGAATCTTTATCAGACCTCAAACTATCTATGGTTTTCAAATCTACAACAGGAGAAATCATTACCAATACAGGAATGAAAGATATATCTCATCTCTTGGAAAAAAATAAAAAAGACTATACTATCCATCTTTCTTTGGTAATGGAAAATTTACCCTTCCGTGCTGGTGAATATGAGATGTATTTTTGGCTAGGACAATCTGCTGAAGTATTTTTTGATGTAGTAGATGGCGTACTTCCTCCTTTGCAAGTAACAACAGATAAAGATGAAGAAGAACTGGCATATAACCCTGCTTCTCCTTATGGTTTTTTTGACATCAATACACATATTGCTTCAAACTAAAATAGACATCATTATTATTTATGAATTATAATCTCTCTCACCTTGACCAATTAGAAGCTGAGGCTATTTATCTTATGCGTGAAACAGTAGCACAGTTTGAGAATATTGCCCTACTTTTTTCTGGAGGTAAAGATTCAATAACACTTCTACATTTGGCTCGTAAGGCATTTTATCCAGCTCAAATTCCGTTTCCTTTGTTGCACATTGATACAGGACACAATTTTGAAGAAGCCATAGAGTTCAGAGATTATTTAGTAGAAAAAACAAATACAGAGTTACTTGTGCGCTATGTTCAAGATTCAATCAATCAAGGAAAAGCAAAAGAAGAAACAGGGTATAATGCTAGTAGAAACAAACTCCAAAGCATCACACTTTTAGATGCCATTGAAGAACTCAAACTAGATGCTTGCTTTGGTGGAGGGCGCAGAGATGAAGAAAAAGCACGAGCAAAGGAGCGTTTTTTCTCACACCGAGATGGTTTTGGAGAGTGGAATCCTAAAAATCAGCGTCCTGAACTATGGAATTTATTCAATGGAAAAAAACAGTATGATGAAAACTTTAGAGTTTTTCCTCTTTCCAACTGGACAGAACTAGATGTTTGGCAATACATTGAAAGAGAGCAGTTAGAATTGCCCTCACTGTATTTTACTCATGAAAGAGAATGTTTCATAAGAGACGGAGTAATTATGGGAGTCACTGATTTTGTAAAGCTAAAACCAGAAGAAACTACAAAAATAATGAAAGTACGCTTTCGAACACTAGGCGATGCCACCTGTACGGGAGCAATAGAATCCCCAGCTTCTACTGTCTCTGAAATTGTTAGTGAAGTGGCAGCTATGCGCCTTACAGAAAGAGCAGGAAGAGCTGATGATTTGCGCTCAGAAGCAGCTATGGAAGACCGAAAAAAAGAAGGTTATTTCTAAACGCCAAACTGCGATAAGTGGTGGTCTAAGTGTTTGTAAAACATATTGTTCCACTCATTGGAGGCTGAGTTTCTGGTGTTAGTTTTTCTATGCGAGAAATAGTTTGGCTGGCAACCAATTTTTCAAAAATGTTTTCATTGTCTCTAGTGAGATTAAATTTTAGGACTTTAGCTCATTAAGGTAAGAACCAAATATTATTCTGCAATAAGCATTTTTTTTGGTTAGGGAAAAGGTATGCTTTTTCCTTACA
This sequence is a window from Bernardetia sp.. Protein-coding genes within it:
- a CDS encoding acyl-CoA reductase translates to MTLSHRKAALVALGNFIDTLSKKDKHPIFHRAYVHNNWFTIENIEFALASIRSMLTKDSLENWLSNYNQQALEEVGTKIPSKNIGIIMAGNIPFVGFHDMLTVLLSGHNVWIKPSQKDTILIEKLLEWMFEVEPTFKEHISLRPNLKGADAYIATGSNNSARYFEYYFGKFPSIIRKNRSSVAIIKGDETQEELERLSIDIFQYFGLGCRNVSKLYVPEGYDFGKLLDTVYLQWNEMKNHNKYANNYDYYKAIYLMEQIHHFDAFNILLTKDTSISSPTGVLYYEIYQDIEEVKQIVTEKEEQIQVIVSANAWFENSIDFGQAQHPKVYDYADGVDTMKFLLEL
- a CDS encoding porin family protein, giving the protein MKVPFNIDFSLKRSIRAIATAVCAVVLTSGAAFAQDGAGESESKLMVGFKSGFNISDIRIGADTEYFFQQEGAGKNIAPQIHAFGRYDFTKWVGAELELGWTQNAFTVFSNATTTYRANNFQANVIGNVRIPVLSVYHPRLYAGFSYNYNAYTYSRTTASSGAFVYDQTFDVTNSFAPHDFGAIIGTGLQFDLKFANLLVDARYRHGFTKTVRRAGDITSLQPLVRQASISDVAFMVGLGFAL
- a CDS encoding ABC transporter permease encodes the protein MKQHHASNYDLFIKAGHTEGNYWKDLWRYRELFYILTWRDLKVRYKQTVLGIAWSVIRPLLTMIIFTVVFSGVAGLPSEGNAPYAVMVYVGLLPWQFFANALSESSNSLVSSANLISKVYFPRLIIPTASIITACVDFLISFVLLLLLMLVYQYVPSWKIIFLPFFLIVAFLSAFGVGLLLTALNVKYRDFRYILPFIVQFGLYISPVGFSSNTVYTNLAKKLSEMNMDWLTDYLITFYALNPMVGVIDGFRWSIIGNAEMNWTMFGVSIFMCLLILFYAIYYFRKTEKTFADVI
- a CDS encoding ABC transporter ATP-binding protein, coding for MSQSVIRVEDLGKKYIIGKHQQERYRSLRDVITNRVKSVFSKKQEEEDFQEFWALKNVNFDIQQGDRVGIIGRNGAGKSTLLKVLSRITEPTTGSIAIKGRVASLLEVGTGFHPELSGRENIFLNGAILGMGRQEIKSKFDEIVDFAEIERFLDTPVKRYSSGMYVRLAFAVAAHLEPEILIVDEVLAVGDSKFQKKCLGKMGEVSTQGRTILFVSHNTTFVRSLCNKGIWLDKGQVRQTGSTNEVISSYLASMHDQVFDENSEIHNNLNRRGRGDARFSKIVITDMKDAELPAFNSGQNVKFNFEVKINESLSDLKLSMVFKSTTGEIITNTGMKDISHLLEKNKKDYTIHLSLVMENLPFRAGEYEMYFWLGQSAEVFFDVVDGVLPPLQVTTDKDEEELAYNPASPYGFFDINTHIASN
- the cysD gene encoding sulfate adenylyltransferase subunit CysD, with translation MNYNLSHLDQLEAEAIYLMRETVAQFENIALLFSGGKDSITLLHLARKAFYPAQIPFPLLHIDTGHNFEEAIEFRDYLVEKTNTELLVRYVQDSINQGKAKEETGYNASRNKLQSITLLDAIEELKLDACFGGGRRDEEKARAKERFFSHRDGFGEWNPKNQRPELWNLFNGKKQYDENFRVFPLSNWTELDVWQYIEREQLELPSLYFTHERECFIRDGVIMGVTDFVKLKPEETTKIMKVRFRTLGDATCTGAIESPASTVSEIVSEVAAMRLTERAGRADDLRSEAAMEDRKKEGYF